In Camarhynchus parvulus chromosome Z, STF_HiC, whole genome shotgun sequence, a genomic segment contains:
- the TXN gene encoding thioredoxin: MVKIVGNLVEFEAELQSAGEKLIVVDFSATWCGPCKMIKPFFHSLCEKYGDVIFIEIDVDDAQDVASHCDVKCMPTFQFYKNGKKVQEFSGANKEKLEETIKSLV, from the exons gttgAATTTGAGGCAGAACTGCAATCTGCTGGTGAGAAGCTTATAGTAGTTGATTTCTCTGCCACATGGTGTGGACCATGCAAAATGATCAAGCCCTTTTTCCAC aGTTTGTGTGAGAAGTATGGTGATGTGATATTCATAGAAATCGATGTGGATGATGCCCAG GATGTTGCTTCACACTGTGATGTGAAGTGCATGCCAACGTTCCAGTTCTACAAGAATGGAAAGAAG GTGCAGGAGTTCTCTGGGGCCAATAAAGAGAAGCTGGAAGAGACCATTAAAAGTCTAGTCTAA